In Oryctolagus cuniculus chromosome X, mOryCun1.1, whole genome shotgun sequence, a single window of DNA contains:
- the P2RY4 gene encoding P2Y purinoceptor 4 gives MASVESSLLRSLSPSPAPGDGEVELDCWFDEEFKFILLPVSYAVVFVLGLGLNAPTLWLFLFRLRPWDAMATYMFHLALSDTLYVLSLPTLIYYYAARNHWPFGTGFCKFVRFLFYWNLYCSVLFLTCISVHRYLGICHPLRALRWGRPRLAALLCLAVWLVVAGCLVPNLFFVTTSARGATILCHDTTRPEEFDRYVHFSSAIMGLLFGLPCLVTLICYGLMARRLFRPLPGAAHSSSRLRSLRTIAVVLTVFAVCFVPFHITRTIYYLARLVEADCRVLNIVNVVYKVTRPLASANSCLDPVLYLLTGDKYRRQFRQLCSTGGPQPPTTASSLALVSLPEDSSCRWPATPQGGSCPASGTDRL, from the coding sequence ATGGCCAGCGTGGAATCCTCGCTGTTGCGATCCCTGAGCCCCAGTCCAGCTCCCGGCGATGGGGAGGTGGAGCTAGACTGCTGGTTTGACGAGGAGTTCAAGTTCATCCTGCTGCCTGTGAGCTATGCGGTCGTCTttgtgctgggcctgggcctcaaTGCTCCGAccctctggctcttcctcttccGCCTCCGACCCTGGGATGCAATGGCAACATACATGTTCCATTTGGCTTTGTCCGACACCTTGTATGTGCTGTCACTGCCCACCCTCATCTACTATTATGCAGCCCGCAACCACTGGCCCTTCGGCACTGGGTTCTGCAAGTTTGTGCGCTTTCTCTTCTACTGGAACCTCTACTGCAGCGTCCTTTTTCTCACCTGCATCAGCGTGCACCGCTACctgggcatctgccacccactGCGGGCACTACGCTGGGGCCGCCCGCGCCTGGCAGCCCTTCTCTGCCTGGCAGTTTGGTTGGTCGTAGCCGGCTGCCTCGTGCCCAACCTCTTCTTTGTCACGACCAGCGCCAGGGGTGCCACCATCCTGTGCCATGACACCACCCGGCCCGAGGAGTTTGACCGCTATGTGCACTTCAGCTCGGCCATCATGGGACTGCTCTTTGGCTTGCCCTGCCTGGTCACTCTCATTTGCTATGGGCTCATGGCCCGGCGCCTGTTCCGGCCCCTGCCCGGGGCTGCCCATTCGTCGTCTCGTCTTCGTTCTCTCCGCACCATCGCCGTGGTGCTGACCGTCTTCGCTGTGTGCTTCGTGCCTTTCCACATCACCCGCACCATTTATTACCTGGCAAGGCTGGTGGAAGCTGACTGCCGGGTGCTGAACATCGTTAACGTGGTCTACAAAGTGACTCGGCCCCTGGCCAGTGCCAACAGCTGCCTGGATCCCGTGCTCTACCTGCTTACTGGGGACAAGTACCGCCGTCAGTTCCGGCAGCTCTGTAGCACTGGCGGGCCCCAGCCCCCCACGACTGCCTCCTCTCTGGCACTGGTGTCCCTACCGGAGGATAGCAGCTGCAGGTGGCCAGCTACTCCCCAGGGTGGCAGCTGCCCTGCCTCTGGCACAGACAGATTGTAA
- the AWAT1 gene encoding acyl-CoA wax alcohol acyltransferase 1 — MSCSKRRNHFQSLMLLQWPLSYLAIFWILQPLFIYLLFTPLWPLPALYLVWLFLDRKTPEQGGRRSAWVRNWTVWTYIRDYFPITILKTEDLPPEHNYIMGVHPHGLLTFGAFCNFCTEVTGFARAFPGITPHLATLSWFFKIPIIREYLMAKGLCSVSQSSIDYLLSHGTGNLVGVVVGGVGEALQSVPNTTTLLLQNRKGFVRTALQHGAHLVPTFTFGETEVFDQVLFHKDSRMYKFQGYFRRVFGFYFCIFYGQGFRPGTTGVLPYCRPIVTVVGEPLPLPRVEKPSQELVDKYHALYMDALHKLFEQHKTQHGCSETQKLLFL, encoded by the exons ATGTCTTGTTCCAAGCGGCGTAATCACTTCCAGAGTCTGATGCTTCTGCAGTGGCCCCTGAGCTACCTTGCCATCT TTTGGATCTTGCAGCCGTTGTTCATCTACCTGCTGTTTACACCCTTATGGCCTCTCCCAGCACTTTACTTAGTCTGGCTGTTCCTGGACAGGAAGACCCCAGAGCAAG GTGGCAGGCGCTCAGCCTGGGTGAGGAACTGGACTGTGTGGACTTACATCAGGGACTACTTTCCCATTACG ATCCTGAAGACTGAAGACCTGCCGCCTGAGCACAACTACATCATGGGGGTGCACCCTCACGGCCTCCTGACCTTCGGCGCCTTCTGCAACTTCTGCACCGAGGTCACGGGCTTCGCAAGGGCCTTCCCAGGCATCACTCCTCACTTGGCCACGCTGTCCTGGTTCTTCAAGATCCCCATTATTAGGGAGTACCTCATGGCCAAAG GTCTGTGCTCCGTGAGCCAGTCCTCCATTGACTACCtgctgagccacggcactggcaacCTCGTGGGTGTAGTAGTGGGAGGTGTGGGAGAGGCCCTGCAGAGTGTGCCCAAcaccaccacgctcctcctccagAATCGCAAAGGCTTCGTGCGCACGGCCCTCCAGCACGG GGCTCATCTGGTCCCCACTTTCACTTTTGGAGAAACCGAAGTGTTTGACCAGGTGCTGTTCCATAAGGACAGCAGGATGTACAAGTTCCAGGGCTACTTCCGCCGGGTCTTTGGCTTCTATTTTTGCATCTTCTATGGACAAGGCTTCCGCCCAGGCACCACGGGGGTCCTGCCATACTGCCGGCCCATTGTCACTGTGG TTGGGgagccactgccactgcccagAGTTGaaaagccaagccaggagctggtggaCAAATACCACGCCCTCTACATGGACGCCCTGCACAAACTGTTTGAGCAGCATAAGACACAGCACGGCTGCTCAGAGACCCAAAAGCTGCTTTTCCTCTGA